A section of the Coleofasciculus sp. FACHB-T130 genome encodes:
- the petD gene encoding cytochrome b6-f complex subunit IV: MTGIKKKPDLSDPKLRAKLAQGMGHNYYGEPAWPNDLLYIFPVVILGTIALCVGLAVLDPAMVGEPANPFATPQEILPEWYLYPTFQIFRVVPNKLLGVVLNASIPLGLIVIPFIENVNKFQNPFRRPVATVVFLVGTLVTLWLGIGATLPIDKSLTLGLF; encoded by the coding sequence ATGACAGGAATCAAGAAGAAACCCGATCTGAGCGATCCAAAACTGCGGGCAAAGCTAGCTCAAGGGATGGGGCATAACTACTATGGAGAACCAGCTTGGCCTAACGATCTGCTTTATATTTTTCCAGTAGTGATTTTAGGAACCATTGCATTGTGTGTAGGGCTGGCAGTTCTCGATCCGGCGATGGTAGGAGAACCGGCAAATCCTTTTGCGACTCCTCAAGAGATTTTGCCAGAGTGGTATCTCTACCCAACGTTTCAAATATTTCGCGTTGTTCCTAACAAACTATTGGGAGTTGTACTCAATGCTTCGATTCCCTTGGGCTTAATCGTAATTCCTTTCATCGAAAACGTTAACAAGTTCCAAAACCCATTCCGTCGCCCAGTTGCCACAGTTGTTTTCTTAGTGGGTACCTTAGTTACACTCTGGCTAGGAATTGGTGCTACTTTACCGATTGACAAATCCCTGACTTTGGGTTTGTTCTAA